A portion of the Syntrophales bacterium genome contains these proteins:
- a CDS encoding MBL fold metallo-hydrolase, giving the protein MGRAEAIWDGIWLVGGPDVSRSDDATVFVVDFQGELVMIDSGAGGSSKALLRNIEGAGLDPGAISTLILTHCHIDHIGSAPFFRDRYGCRILIHELDAEAIEAGDPVRTAANWYETDFPPTRVDRRLKGEEEVLAFGGEDLHCLHTPGHTPGSIVVWLDRNGKRVLFGQDIHGPFMSAFRSNISDWRASMKKILALEPDVLCEGHFGIFEPKEQAAAYIHRYLRMNG; this is encoded by the coding sequence ATGGGCAGGGCGGAAGCCATCTGGGACGGGATCTGGCTCGTGGGGGGACCGGATGTCTCCCGGTCCGACGACGCCACGGTATTCGTCGTCGATTTCCAGGGGGAACTGGTCATGATCGACTCCGGGGCCGGCGGCAGCTCGAAAGCCCTCCTGCGGAACATCGAGGGGGCGGGGCTGGATCCCGGGGCCATTTCCACCCTGATCCTGACCCACTGCCACATCGACCACATCGGGTCGGCTCCCTTCTTCCGAGACCGGTACGGCTGCCGGATCCTGATCCACGAACTGGACGCGGAGGCGATCGAGGCGGGGGACCCCGTCCGGACGGCGGCCAACTGGTACGAGACGGACTTCCCGCCCACCCGGGTGGACCGGCGCCTCAAGGGGGAGGAGGAGGTCCTGGCCTTCGGCGGCGAGGATCTGCACTGCCTTCACACGCCGGGCCACACGCCCGGCTCCATCGTGGTCTGGCTCGACCGGAACGGGAAGCGGGTCCTTTTCGGACAGGACATCCACGGCCCCTTCATGTCGGCCTTCCGCTCCAACATCAGCGACTGGCGGGCCTCCATGAAGAAGATCCTGGCCCTGGAGCCGGACGTCCTCTGCGAGGGGCACTTCGGGATCTTTGAGCCGAAGGAGCAGGCCGCCGCCTACATCCACCGCTACCTGCGCATGAACGGCTGA
- a CDS encoding DUF4384 domain-containing protein — MKKAILLAAVLLLAALPAFAASSAITEAEGYSCMGYDKSRKATEDDALANARRQALEYAATYVKSETKVEDATVLKDLLEAYANGTVRILQELQRTWYTDPKTGECFRIRVKAEILPDTKAMDRVAAKPALADDPGAPLNVRVWTDRQTYRQSEQIRIFLKGNRPFFARVIYRDTKGQILQLLPNPYRSDNYFQGGVVYEIPSGNDKFQLEVVPPFGEEKIMVYASSSPIGDLQLEAAGGVYEVRTKAADMDVKVRGVSVVKAPVKNAKPDGQVAGAGFFETSATLRTNR, encoded by the coding sequence ATGAAGAAAGCGATCCTGTTGGCTGCAGTCCTGCTCCTGGCGGCCCTGCCGGCGTTCGCCGCCTCTTCCGCCATCACCGAGGCGGAGGGTTACTCCTGCATGGGCTATGACAAGTCCCGGAAGGCCACGGAAGACGACGCTCTGGCCAACGCCAGGCGGCAGGCGCTGGAGTACGCCGCGACGTACGTGAAGAGCGAGACGAAAGTCGAGGACGCGACGGTCCTCAAGGACCTCCTGGAGGCCTATGCCAACGGCACCGTCCGGATCCTCCAGGAACTCCAGCGGACCTGGTACACCGACCCCAAGACCGGCGAGTGCTTCCGGATCCGGGTCAAGGCGGAGATCCTTCCCGACACGAAGGCCATGGACCGGGTCGCCGCAAAGCCCGCCCTGGCGGACGATCCCGGGGCCCCGCTGAACGTCCGCGTCTGGACGGACAGGCAGACGTACCGGCAGTCGGAGCAGATCCGGATTTTCCTCAAGGGGAACCGGCCCTTCTTTGCCCGGGTGATCTACCGAGACACGAAGGGGCAGATCCTCCAACTGCTTCCGAATCCCTACCGGTCGGACAACTATTTCCAGGGCGGCGTGGTCTACGAGATCCCCTCGGGCAACGACAAATTCCAGCTCGAGGTGGTCCCGCCCTTCGGGGAGGAGAAGATCATGGTATACGCCAGTTCCTCTCCCATTGGTGACCTCCAGCTCGAGGCGGCGGGCGGAGTCTATGAGGTTCGGACGAAGGCGGCGGACATGGACGTGAAGGTCCGGGGAGTGAGTGTCGTCAAGGCGCCCGTGAAGAACGCAAAGCCCGACGGACAGGTTGCCGGGGCGGGCTTTTTCGAGACCTCGGCGACGCTGCGGACGAACCGCTGA
- a CDS encoding PTS sugar transporter subunit IIA, whose amino-acid sequence MIGVLITTHGDLGKELIKAAEMIKGPMKGVLHIPIDQSKGVEEIKKEISTAIKKLEQGKGVLIMTDLFGGTPSNISLSFMKDGKVEVVTGVNLPMMLKLADVRETMNLKDFSCFIKDYGRNNISLASEILNRKVGT is encoded by the coding sequence ATGATCGGAGTTCTGATTACAACCCATGGCGATCTCGGCAAGGAGTTGATCAAGGCCGCAGAAATGATCAAGGGTCCCATGAAGGGCGTTCTCCACATCCCCATCGACCAGAGCAAGGGCGTCGAAGAGATCAAGAAGGAAATCAGCACCGCCATCAAGAAGCTCGAGCAGGGCAAAGGGGTCCTCATCATGACGGACCTCTTCGGCGGAACGCCTTCCAACATTTCCCTTTCCTTCATGAAGGACGGGAAGGTCGAGGTCGTCACCGGCGTCAATCTCCCCATGATGCTGAAGCTCGCCGATGTCCGCGAGACTATGAACCTGAAGGATTTCTCCTGCTTCATCAAGGATTACGGACGGAACAACATCTCCCTCGCCAGCGAGATCCTCAACAGGAAGGTCGGCACATGA
- a CDS encoding dihydroorotate dehydrogenase electron transfer subunit — protein MTDQARRGMERNVEGVVLSNRETAPGHFHMVLGLPIPITDPVPGQFVMVRMPDRSDPLLARPLGIYSFSQRRGEARLELLYRVAGKGTALLSGLPAGRVLQVLGPLGRGFRIAPELRTLVLISGGIGIAPLTFLAEHYRGIPDGAEKDIVCYAGARCADALVGLERMEALCSRVVVTTDDGTCGSCGIVTDPLGQDLPSFHPEETALYACGPRPMLSCLADMLRDSPVPCQVSVEERMACGLGACLGCAVAVRGRDSALSYVRVCREGPVFDIHELDW, from the coding sequence ATGACGGACCAGGCACGGCGGGGAATGGAGCGAAATGTCGAGGGGGTGGTGCTGTCGAATCGCGAGACGGCGCCCGGCCATTTCCACATGGTCCTGGGACTCCCGATTCCCATCACCGACCCCGTTCCGGGCCAGTTCGTCATGGTGCGGATGCCCGACCGGTCGGACCCCCTACTGGCCCGGCCCCTCGGAATCTACAGCTTCTCGCAGCGGAGGGGGGAGGCCCGCCTGGAGCTTCTCTACCGGGTGGCCGGGAAGGGTACGGCCCTGCTCTCGGGCCTCCCGGCGGGCCGGGTGCTGCAGGTCCTGGGCCCCCTGGGCCGCGGATTCCGCATTGCCCCGGAACTCCGGACCCTCGTGCTCATCTCCGGCGGCATCGGCATCGCCCCCCTGACCTTCCTGGCGGAGCATTACCGGGGAATCCCGGACGGGGCGGAAAAAGACATCGTCTGTTACGCCGGTGCCCGCTGCGCCGACGCCCTGGTCGGGCTGGAGCGGATGGAGGCGCTGTGCTCGCGCGTGGTCGTCACCACGGACGACGGCACCTGCGGTTCATGCGGCATCGTGACGGACCCCCTGGGCCAGGATCTGCCCTCGTTCCACCCGGAAGAGACGGCCCTCTACGCCTGCGGTCCCCGGCCGATGCTGTCATGTCTGGCGGACATGCTCCGGGACTCGCCGGTTCCATGCCAGGTCTCCGTGGAGGAGCGCATGGCCTGCGGGCTCGGGGCCTGCCTGGGCTGCGCCGTCGCCGTCCGCGGCAGGGACAGCGCTTTGTCATACGTGCGGGTCTGCAGGGAAGGACCGGTTTTCGACATCCATGAACTCGACTGGTAA
- a CDS encoding dihydroorotate dehydrogenase, whose product MNSTGNNLPSLAVSIGGLNLKNPVMPASGTFGYGEEYAPFADLNHLGAVVTKGISLRPRAGNPPPRIMETPAGMLNAVGLQNVGVQAFVAEKLPYLRKFDVPVIVNIFGEAVDEYAAVAEELSRAGGVHALEVNISCPNVKKGGIAFGARPESAAEVTAAVRGSTDLPVIVKLTPNVTDIVEIALAVESAGAHALSLINTLLGMSVDVERRVPHLANVTGGLSGPAVRPVAVRMVWQVAGRVKVPVIGVGGIVDAAGALEFLIAGASAVQVGTGQFMNPRTSLDVIEGIEAYLVRHGMRDMKDLVGSLVCNTVR is encoded by the coding sequence ATGAACTCGACTGGTAATAACCTCCCGTCGCTCGCCGTCTCGATCGGCGGCCTGAACCTGAAGAACCCGGTCATGCCCGCGTCGGGCACCTTCGGGTACGGGGAGGAGTACGCCCCGTTCGCGGACCTGAACCACCTGGGGGCCGTCGTCACCAAGGGCATTTCCCTCCGGCCCCGGGCCGGCAACCCGCCGCCCCGGATTATGGAGACGCCCGCGGGGATGCTCAACGCCGTGGGCCTGCAGAACGTGGGCGTCCAGGCATTCGTCGCGGAGAAGCTTCCCTACCTGCGTAAGTTTGACGTCCCGGTCATCGTCAACATCTTCGGAGAGGCCGTCGACGAATACGCCGCCGTGGCGGAGGAGTTGAGCCGGGCCGGCGGCGTCCATGCCCTGGAGGTGAACATCTCCTGCCCCAACGTGAAGAAGGGCGGGATTGCCTTCGGTGCGCGGCCGGAGTCCGCGGCGGAGGTGACGGCGGCGGTCCGGGGAAGCACGGACCTGCCGGTGATCGTGAAGCTCACCCCCAACGTCACGGACATCGTCGAGATCGCCCTCGCCGTCGAATCCGCCGGAGCCCATGCCCTCTCGCTCATCAACACCCTCCTGGGCATGTCCGTGGACGTGGAGCGGCGTGTTCCCCATCTCGCGAATGTCACCGGCGGGCTCTCCGGACCGGCCGTGCGGCCCGTGGCGGTGCGCATGGTCTGGCAGGTCGCCGGCCGGGTGAAGGTCCCCGTCATCGGCGTGGGGGGTATCGTCGACGCAGCGGGTGCCCTGGAATTTCTCATCGCCGGGGCCTCGGCCGTCCAGGTGGGGACGGGACAGTTCATGAACCCCCGAACGTCCCTCGACGTCATCGAGGGGATCGAGGCCTACCTCGTGCGGCACGGTATGAGGGACATGAAGGATCTGGTCGGCTCGCTCGTGTGCAACACCGTACGGTAA
- a CDS encoding PTS sugar transporter subunit IIB, giving the protein MDIALVRIDNRLVHGQIIEAWVPFARANCIIVVDDHVANDFFRETVIKMSVPREIETLISSVDEFPTNIRSIERKGRKAIILFSSMKDALRAYRGGFYFDHLNIGNIHNEECIQQCAPSVLLGEEDISAIRELVKDGVHVDVRRVPREKPVDIRDVLGDEVQ; this is encoded by the coding sequence ATGGACATCGCCCTGGTGAGAATCGACAACCGTCTGGTCCACGGCCAGATCATCGAGGCATGGGTTCCCTTTGCCAGGGCCAACTGCATCATCGTTGTCGACGACCACGTGGCGAACGATTTTTTTCGGGAGACGGTCATCAAGATGTCCGTCCCCCGGGAAATCGAGACCCTGATCAGCAGCGTCGACGAGTTTCCGACAAACATCCGGAGCATCGAGAGAAAAGGCCGCAAGGCCATCATCCTCTTCTCATCCATGAAGGATGCCCTGCGGGCGTATCGGGGCGGATTTTACTTCGACCACCTGAACATCGGGAACATCCACAACGAGGAGTGCATCCAGCAGTGCGCTCCCTCGGTCCTGCTTGGGGAAGAGGACATCAGCGCCATTCGGGAGCTGGTGAAGGACGGCGTCCACGTGGATGTCCGCCGCGTCCCGCGGGAGAAACCCGTCGACATCCGGGATGTCCTCGGCGACGAGGTCCAATAG
- the rimI gene encoding ribosomal protein S18-alanine N-acetyltransferase: protein MSPSIELSPVTEEYLEEILAIERASFPTPWSRELFLRELDLVISRSLAAREARRPGASVCGYMFFWFVAGEGQLQRIAVRQDLRRAGIADCLMKGMLDLCTREDVTRVVLEVRRSNAAAIELYRKWGFQRTGTRRGYYPETGEDALLMEWNAS from the coding sequence ATGAGCCCGTCCATTGAACTTTCTCCGGTGACGGAAGAGTACCTGGAGGAGATCCTGGCCATCGAGCGCGCCTCCTTTCCGACCCCCTGGTCCCGGGAGCTGTTCCTGCGGGAGCTGGACCTGGTCATCTCCAGGAGCCTTGCAGCGCGGGAGGCGCGAAGGCCGGGGGCTTCCGTATGCGGGTACATGTTCTTCTGGTTCGTGGCCGGCGAGGGCCAGCTGCAGCGGATCGCCGTCCGGCAGGACCTCCGGCGCGCCGGCATCGCCGACTGCCTCATGAAGGGAATGCTGGATCTGTGCACCCGGGAGGACGTGACGCGGGTGGTTCTGGAGGTGCGGAGAAGCAACGCGGCGGCCATCGAGCTGTACCGGAAATGGGGGTTCCAACGCACCGGCACCCGGCGCGGCTATTATCCCGAAACCGGCGAAGACGCGCTTCTCATGGAGTGGAATGCTTCGTGA
- a CDS encoding PTS sugar transporter subunit IIC: MHWKILLIATAGGLMCLDRVVLQAMISRPVVAGTLTGWMLGAPATGLLVGALIELFWIDHLPIGTYIPPNETIVTVLAVSVAVLNSPGPSGNVPRETVALSLLMFLPVAHLAQKGEQVLVMLNERLARQAVAAGEAGDLGAVSRLHIRAIGRYWLSSAGLLAVLLAVGVPLLGWLLEHLSHSVRMALQLTYFMFPVVGIAAALKAFSQKRALHVFCGVYLAAVFFLELFQGP, from the coding sequence GTGCACTGGAAAATCCTTCTCATTGCTACAGCCGGCGGGTTGATGTGCCTGGACCGGGTCGTTCTCCAGGCCATGATCTCCCGCCCCGTCGTGGCGGGGACCCTCACGGGATGGATGCTGGGCGCCCCGGCGACGGGTCTGCTCGTGGGAGCCCTGATCGAACTGTTCTGGATCGACCATCTTCCCATCGGGACCTACATTCCCCCCAACGAAACCATCGTGACCGTTCTTGCCGTTTCTGTTGCGGTCCTGAACAGCCCGGGTCCGTCCGGGAACGTTCCCAGGGAGACCGTCGCCCTTTCTCTTCTCATGTTTCTGCCCGTTGCCCACCTCGCCCAGAAGGGGGAGCAGGTTCTCGTCATGCTGAACGAGCGCTTGGCGCGGCAGGCCGTTGCGGCCGGGGAAGCGGGCGATCTCGGGGCCGTCTCCCGGCTGCACATACGGGCGATCGGCCGCTACTGGCTCTCGTCGGCGGGGCTGCTGGCCGTTCTTTTGGCGGTGGGCGTTCCTCTCCTGGGCTGGCTTCTGGAGCATCTTTCCCATTCGGTCCGCATGGCCCTGCAGCTGACGTATTTCATGTTTCCCGTCGTGGGAATCGCCGCCGCCCTGAAAGCCTTTTCCCAGAAGAGGGCGCTGCACGTATTCTGCGGCGTGTACCTGGCGGCCGTTTTCTTCCTTGAGCTGTTCCAGGGCCCATGA